Below is a genomic region from Brassica rapa cultivar Chiifu-401-42 chromosome A08, CAAS_Brap_v3.01, whole genome shotgun sequence.
CAAGCTCCACAACCAAGGATTGATTTTGGAGGTCTCCATTTTTGTTCTCTATTAACTTCTATAGATGGTCTAACTGTGACTTACAAAAGCTGTTGTTACTGTTTCAGGACATTTAACTGGTCCAAATGTGATTGGAGTGATCGATGGAAAATTCGAAGACGGTTACCTTGTAACTGTGACAATGGGAACAAAGCAGCTTAGAGGAGTTCTCTATGAACTTCTTCCTCAACAGAGTCATTGTAGCTTCCCCAACACTAATGCCAATCCTCAAGTGGTTACTACAAAGCGTCGAAGGAGAAGAAAGAAGTCAGAGATCAAAAGACGTGACCCTGCTCATCCCAAACCCAACAGAAGCGGTtataacttcttcttctccgatCAGCACGCTAGGCTGAAGCCTCTTAACCCTGGTAAGGACAGGGAGATCAGCAGGATGATTGGTGAGCTCTGGAACAAGCTCAACGAGCAAGAGAGATTGGTTTACCAAGGGAAGGCGATGGAGGACAAAGAGAGGTATCTGATTGAGATGGAAGAGTATAGAGAGAAGCTTAGGACAGGACAGCTGATGATAAGTAACGCTGTTCCATTGCAGCAGATGCTTCCTCCAGAGGTGAACTTAGATATGGCTGCTGAAGCTGATCTTGTaatagaagaagatgaagaaggtgATTCAAGCGATTGCTCAGGAGAAAGCGAGCCACGTGATGATGATCGTGAACTGGAGGAGCCAGCTCTGAATCGTTTAGGTCTAAACCTTAACTCTAATAGGACTGCTATAGTGGTGGGCGATGTTGTGATGGAAACATGTCCGAGTAAGAAACCTGAAGAGCCAGAGTGTGGTGGTGGCTGCTGCTGAGCAGAAGTGAAGATTTTCTCTTGTTTCGTTTTCTAGTTgctactctcttttttttggtattacACAGCCACAGGTACAAGGAGGTTAGGGTTTCATATGGTTACTTGTGGTATAAGACAACTCTTTTACTCTTGGTACTGattaatatgttttgatttCTTCTGCAACAAGACATGTTTAGgagtgattttttttaacatttttgttgGTCTTTTATGCTAAAATCTTGTTTTGTTACATATGAAAGAACAGatctataaaaatatacacATTACAAAGGGTATAACTTAGAGAAAAgatctataaaaatatatacattaaagAATAATAGGTTTAAGTAAACAGAGTATGTTGTTTAGATTTTAGGTCAAAGATTTAAGTTACACATACATTTTTTTCCTGTAGCAGACTGCTGTAGGACTTTTAATTGATCTTTCTAATTTGTGACCGTTAGATAAATAGAAAAATgtacaaaataataaacaaaaattcattaaaggaattgaataaataaaaaatatgaattcTGTTCATTGTATTTCTCTTCAAAATTGAAGAATAATTTGTTTCTATAAATTCATTTCTCTGGAAGGAATTTAAAAGGAATAGAATGGAACTTACATGTTAATAATTTGATTAAAATTCAACTTAATTggtataaaatttgaaaaaaaaaaagaattcaccATAACTTTGTTCATAAAACATGGTCACCAATTGGAgtcaatatatacaaaattaaggATTTTATACCTTTTGTAACATTTGAAAAAGAACCTAAATTCTTAATGTATACCGGTACAATAAATTGTTATGAAACGATTGTAAATTAAGGCCGGTTAAGGAAGAACCAACCAAACCTATGCTAAACCAATTGGGTCTTCGCCTCTTCAGAAGGGAATCATTTCGTCGACTCTCTGTCTCCTTTTTAACGGCGGAAGCAACAACGAAGCAGAAGTGataaccctctctctctctctctcgctctggCTGTGTATAATCCATATGATTAGAGGCTAGATCCCAGTTTTGTGGAGTgtctgattcttcttcttcttcttcaatcccTTTCATGTGAAAGTCTCCCCAAAGCAGCTTCTCCTCCTTCTTCTATTTTGGGGAAGGGTCTTAGTGGGTAAAATCTCTGGATTCTTCTTTTTACTTTGTTATGATTGCGATTATTGCTTAGTGATAAGATTTGAATCTTAGTTGAATTCGATGATGCCTTGTAGCTTAGGCTCTAGTTCCTTAGAGATTATAGATCTTTGTTTGATAGTCTTTACAAAGTCGTCAACTTTCTTTGTGGGTAGTCcttaaattttaatcatttcgTATAAATTCTTAAAATTTTCTTGAAGCTGAGTACTGATTTTGAATCTGACAATAGGTTTGTATATAAGTATGCACACCATTGCTTCAttgctttttttatttgtttgcagTTTGATTTGGTTATGTAGATGATGTGGCAACTTGAGTTACTTACTATTCTATTATTGGCTTTGAATGTTCAGTGTGTTGTGGAGAGTAACTCATGGGGAAGAAAGCGAAGAAGAAGGCCAGAACGCCAACAAAGGAGAATCTCTCCAAGAAGGTCTCTGAGCAGCCTAGTGAAATAGCTGAGGGAGATGCTGTTCAAGCAGTTAAGGAGAAACAAGCTTGTGTGCATTTCGATAAGGGTCTTAATTTGGATAAACTGTTGGAGAAGATTAAGTCTTCCCGGCAGATTAAGTGTCAAGAATGCAAGGAAGGGGTGCACGGTAAGAGAGGAGCTAAGGAAAAGGGTAGTAAGGGAAAACATGCTTTCTCTTCTTCTGCTGCTGAGCCAAAAGCTGACAAGAAGGCTATTTGGGTTTGTTTGGAATGTGGGGCTTTTGTTTGTGGAGGTGTTGGTTTGCCAACTGGAGCGCAGAGTCACGTTGTGAGGCATATCAGAGTGACTCACCACCGTTTGATGATTCAATGGGAGAACCCTCAGCTAAGGTGGTGTTTTCCGTGCCAGTCGCTGCTCCCTGTTGAAAAAGAAGAGAACGGTGAGAAGAAAGATGTCTTGTTGGAGGTTGTGAAACTGATGAAAGAGCGGTCTTTGAACAGCTTACCTCCATCTGAGGCCGAAGAGGAGAGCTCTGGAAGTGGTAGTGTCACTAGTGACATCAAATTACAAGGCGCTGTCACCACCAGTGGTATAGAAGCAAGGGATGGTTACGTTGTGCGAGGGTTAGTTAACCTTGGGAACACATGTTTCTTCAATTCGATAATGCAGAATCTTCTTTCCTTGGATCGGTTACGCGATCACTTCTTGAATGAGGATGCGTCTGGTATCGTTGGGACTCTTGCTTGTTCCCTGAAGAAATTATTTGCGGAAACGAAACCAGAAGCAGGCTTAAAGAGTGTGATAAATCCTAGAGTCTTTTTCGGTTCTTTCTGTGTTAAGGCGCCACAGTTTAGGGGATACGACCAGCATGACAGCCACGAGCTGCTACGCTGTCTGCTAGATTCCTTGAGCACCGAAGAATCAGCCTTGAGAAAGAAGCGCGGTGTTGGTGTTTCTGATAGCGATGAGAAATCTTCTACTCTTATAGAATCTGTATTTGGAGGCGAAACGTCGAGCATTGTTTCTTGTATGGAGTGCGGGCATTCCTCAAAAGTCTATGAGCCGTTCTTGGATCTTTCTTTACCAGTACCGTTCAAGAAAACCCCTCCTAAGAAGCAGCCAACCGTTTCTCTAGCGAAGAAAGCTAAGCTTCCACCAAAAAGAGTCGCTAAGCATGTGTCCAAAGTAAGTAAAGTTTCAAAAGTCCTCCCAACTAAGGCTCTGTCGGATCTGAAAGCTCCGGGGAAAGCTTCGGTTGTCACAGCTGATTCGGATGCTTCCTCTTCCAGTTTTGCGCCAATTGATAATGGTACGGTTTCAGAGACTCAATCGGTTGATAAGCAGGGCTCAGAAAGTGTAAGCCAATGTGATACTGTTTTCGATAGCTTCTGGTTGGATGTTATTGGACCAGAACCCTTTGAAGATGAGACGAATGTGGATATGGAAGATAGTGTCAGTGACAAAATCCCAACTACTGAGGCTAATCAAATTCTTCCAGGTCCAGATAATTCTTCCAACACCTCAACTTTGGAAGGTAATACAGAGAGGCTGATGCAAGATAATGACGAGACTATAAAGGCAGAAACCATCATGGATGATAAAGATATTCAAGCTACGCAGCCTGATGAATGCACAGCTACAAGCAATATTTCTGCTGAAATCAACCAAGCTAGTTGCATTGGTGGTGGTGATACTGGTTTAGGTGAAAGTTCTTCCTCGGTGAATCCTTGGGATGAGGAAGAGCTTCCTTTGATGGTTGCAGATTCGCAAGTTCTGTACATGCCGTACAAAGAAAACATATCCTATGATGATGATAAACCAGCTGTGGAAGAAGGCGAGGGTGAGGCATCATCATCTTCGTTTGTTGCTGCTGATCATGAACCACCACAAGACAATGATTTTGTTGGTTTAGGCGGTTTATTTGATGAGCCTGAGATTACTGAAGGGCCTGTTGTTTTTGGACCTCCTTGTAATCCTGAAGCTTCTTCGGGAGGAGCTGGTTTTATGGCGTTCAGCAGCGAGTCTGATCCTGAAGAAATAGATGATTCGGATTCACCCGTGTCTGTAGAGAGATGCTTGGCTCATTTCACTAAGCCTGAGATTTTGTCTGACGACAATGCTTGGAACTGCGAGAACTGTTCAAAGAACCTGAAACTCCAACGGTTGAGGGAAAAGAGAAAATCCAAGAAAGATGAATCGAGATCAAGCAACACCAGCAACGGATGGGTGAGTGAAAATGAA
It encodes:
- the LOC103836549 gene encoding high mobility group B protein 15-like isoform X1, whose protein sequence is MFTLHLKQPMKLWLQILNSSWVPWRGFTLNWVLNSCKLLFSLILSCESKSSVALRYGCNIINFFTYAFVIDYRVPIIGGKDLDLHKLFIEVTSRGGIIKIIHERRWKEVTSKFAFPATATNASYVMRKYYFSLLKNYEQIYFFTSNSHIPPDSLRNQSTVMGLGTIRPPQELQAPQPRIDFGGHLTGPNVIGVIDGKFEDGYLVTVTMGTKQLRGVLYELLPQQSHCSFPNTNANPQVVTTKRRRRRKKSEIKRRDPAHPKPNRSGYNFFFSDQHARLKPLNPGKDREISRMIGELWNKLNEQERLVYQGKAMEDKERYLIEMEEYREKLRTGQLMISNAVPLQQMLPPEVNLDMAAEADLVIEEDEEGDSSDCSGESEPRDDDRELEEPALNRLGLNLNSNRTAIVVGDVVMETCPSKKPEEPECGGGCC
- the LOC103836549 gene encoding high mobility group B protein 15-like isoform X2; protein product: MVSKEMGSSSSLKQGPVPMDNVHITPEATYEAVVADPKLFMGSLERIHSQLGTKFMVPIIGGKDLDLHKLFIEVTSRGGIIKIIHERRWKEVTSKFAFPATATNASYVMRKYYFSLLKNYEQIYFFTSNSHIPPDSLRNQSTVMGLGTIRPPQELQAPQPRIDFGGHLTGPNVIGVIDGKFEDGYLVTVTMGTKQLRGVLYELLPQQSHCSFPNTNANPQVVTTKRRRRRKKSEIKRRDPAHPKPNRSGYNFFFSDQHARLKPLNPGKDREISRMIGELWNKLNEQERLVYQGKAMEDKERYLIEMEEYREKLRTGQLMISNAVPLQQMLPPEVNLDMAAEADLVIEEDEEGDSSDCSGESEPRDDDRELEEPALNRLGLNLNSNRTAIVVGDVVMETCPSKKPEEPECGGGCC
- the LOC103836550 gene encoding ubiquitin carboxyl-terminal hydrolase 2 isoform X2 produces the protein MGKKAKKKARTPTKENLSKKVSEQPSEIAEGDAVQAVKEKQACVHFDKGLNLDKLLEKIKSSRQIKCQECKEGVHGKRGAKEKGSKGKHAFSSSAAEPKADKKAIWVCLECGAFVCGGVGLPTGAQSHVVRHIRVTHHRLMIQWENPQLRWCFPCQSLLPVEKEENGEKKDVLLEVVKLMKERSLNSLPPSEAEEESSGSGSVTSDIKLQGAVTTSGIEARDGYVVRGLVNLGNTCFFNSIMQNLLSLDRLRDHFLNEDASGIVGTLACSLKKLFAETKPEAGLKSVINPRVFFGSFCVKAPQFRGYDQHDSHELLRCLLDSLSTEESALRKKRGVGVSDSDEKSSTLIESVFGGETSSIVSCMECGHSSKVYEPFLDLSLPVPFKKTPPKKQPTVSLAKKAKLPPKRVAKHVSKVSKVSKVLPTKALSDLKAPGKASVVTADSDASSSSFAPIDNGTVSETQSVDKQGSESVSQCDTVFDSFWLDVIGPEPFEDETNVDMEDSVSDKIPTTEANQILPGPDNDETIKAETIMDDKDIQATQPDECTATSNISAEINQASCIGGGDTGLGESSSSVNPWDEEELPLMVADSQVLYMPYKENISYDDDKPAVEEGEGEASSSSFVAADHEPPQDNDFVGLGGLFDEPEITEGPVVFGPPCNPEASSGGAGFMAFSSESDPEEIDDSDSPVSVERCLAHFTKPEILSDDNAWNCENCSKNLKLQRLREKRKSKKDESRSSNTSNGWVSENEDVSAVKQDPSDGSSSVKDNEREAMSSNDSESEGEEDSEKVITVKRDATKRVLVNKAPPVLTIHLKRFSQDLRGRLSKLNGHVSFKEVIDLRQYMDSRCSGEDSPVYRLAGLVEHSGTMRGGHYVAYVRGGGKKGKESVWYNISDAHVRQVSLDKVMHSEAYILFYERIFTQD
- the LOC103836550 gene encoding ubiquitin carboxyl-terminal hydrolase 2 isoform X1, whose translation is MGKKAKKKARTPTKENLSKKVSEQPSEIAEGDAVQAVKEKQACVHFDKGLNLDKLLEKIKSSRQIKCQECKEGVHGKRGAKEKGSKGKHAFSSSAAEPKADKKAIWVCLECGAFVCGGVGLPTGAQSHVVRHIRVTHHRLMIQWENPQLRWCFPCQSLLPVEKEENGEKKDVLLEVVKLMKERSLNSLPPSEAEEESSGSGSVTSDIKLQGAVTTSGIEARDGYVVRGLVNLGNTCFFNSIMQNLLSLDRLRDHFLNEDASGIVGTLACSLKKLFAETKPEAGLKSVINPRVFFGSFCVKAPQFRGYDQHDSHELLRCLLDSLSTEESALRKKRGVGVSDSDEKSSTLIESVFGGETSSIVSCMECGHSSKVYEPFLDLSLPVPFKKTPPKKQPTVSLAKKAKLPPKRVAKHVSKVSKVSKVLPTKALSDLKAPGKASVVTADSDASSSSFAPIDNGTVSETQSVDKQGSESVSQCDTVFDSFWLDVIGPEPFEDETNVDMEDSVSDKIPTTEANQILPGPDNSSNTSTLEGNTERLMQDNDETIKAETIMDDKDIQATQPDECTATSNISAEINQASCIGGGDTGLGESSSSVNPWDEEELPLMVADSQVLYMPYKENISYDDDKPAVEEGEGEASSSSFVAADHEPPQDNDFVGLGGLFDEPEITEGPVVFGPPCNPEASSGGAGFMAFSSESDPEEIDDSDSPVSVERCLAHFTKPEILSDDNAWNCENCSKNLKLQRLREKRKSKKDESRSSNTSNGWVSENEDVSAVKQDPSDGSSSVKDNEREAMSSNDSESEGEEDSEKVITVKRDATKRVLVNKAPPVLTIHLKRFSQDLRGRLSKLNGHVSFKEVIDLRQYMDSRCSGEDSPVYRLAGLVEHSGTMRGGHYVAYVRGGGKKGKESVWYNISDAHVRQVSLDKVMHSEAYILFYERIFTQD